In Thermomonas carbonis, a single genomic region encodes these proteins:
- a CDS encoding carboxylesterase/lipase family protein has product MQGNRLFAVALALAGWLLPGIGNAATPPASAPSLQVQTAGGAVQGTREGDLLVFKGLPYAAPPVGSLRWQAPQPAMPWQGMRKAEAFGKACMQAPGAALAAGAGDIGPMSEDCLTLNIWTPGTGNARRPVMVWIHGGALVFGAGSQSLYDGQALAARGAVVVSLNYRLGPLGFFDHPALAGTSGGHVNFGLLDQIAALKWVRENIGAFGGDPGNVTVFGESAGGQSVLALFASPKARGLFQRGIVQSAYGIPSSNRAKARTVSIKVASSLGVQGADATAARLRAVPAQRFATAFSGEDMSLAPGFVVGDNVLPQPILETFQQGRQARFPLIIGSNSDEATVATAFGLDPAAVVDRLGAGKVMLKPLYPGVKDASELGRQAIRDLVFTAYAKRIAYLHSRRAPTWRYYFSHVQTGMRPQPPGVGHGGEIAFVMGTGDSCRCLGAPFSAADRAVSRNVGDYWVAFARNGVPTAAGAPAWPKDSARRAQVLEFAEPPIPRPNFMQARLNVMIGALKGIGGYLGKRE; this is encoded by the coding sequence ATGCAAGGCAACCGCTTGTTCGCCGTGGCGCTGGCATTGGCCGGCTGGCTCCTTCCGGGCATCGGCAACGCGGCGACGCCTCCGGCATCGGCACCCTCGCTCCAGGTCCAGACTGCAGGCGGTGCCGTACAAGGCACCCGCGAAGGCGACCTCCTGGTGTTCAAGGGCCTCCCCTATGCAGCGCCGCCGGTCGGCTCGCTGCGCTGGCAAGCGCCGCAACCCGCAATGCCCTGGCAGGGCATGCGCAAGGCCGAAGCGTTCGGCAAGGCCTGCATGCAGGCACCGGGGGCCGCGCTGGCAGCCGGTGCGGGCGATATCGGGCCGATGAGCGAAGACTGCCTCACCCTCAACATCTGGACGCCGGGAACCGGCAACGCACGGCGACCGGTGATGGTCTGGATCCACGGCGGCGCACTGGTGTTCGGGGCCGGCAGCCAGTCGCTCTACGACGGGCAGGCGTTGGCCGCGCGCGGCGCGGTGGTGGTCAGCCTGAATTATCGGCTGGGGCCACTCGGGTTCTTCGACCACCCGGCGCTCGCCGGCACCTCCGGCGGCCACGTCAACTTCGGCCTGCTCGACCAGATCGCCGCGCTCAAGTGGGTGCGCGAGAACATCGGCGCCTTCGGTGGCGATCCCGGCAACGTGACGGTGTTCGGCGAATCGGCCGGCGGCCAGAGCGTGCTCGCCCTGTTCGCCTCGCCGAAGGCGCGCGGCCTGTTCCAGCGCGGCATCGTGCAGAGCGCCTACGGGATCCCCAGCAGCAACCGTGCGAAGGCGCGCACGGTGTCGATCAAGGTCGCATCGTCGCTGGGCGTGCAAGGTGCCGATGCCACTGCGGCCCGGCTCCGCGCGGTCCCGGCACAGCGCTTCGCGACCGCCTTCAGCGGCGAGGACATGAGCCTGGCACCCGGCTTCGTCGTTGGCGACAACGTCCTGCCGCAGCCGATCCTGGAAACTTTCCAGCAAGGCCGCCAGGCCAGATTTCCGCTGATCATCGGCAGCAACAGCGACGAGGCCACGGTAGCGACCGCGTTCGGGCTGGATCCAGCGGCCGTGGTCGACCGTCTGGGCGCCGGCAAGGTCATGCTGAAGCCGCTCTACCCGGGCGTGAAAGACGCCTCGGAACTCGGCCGGCAGGCGATCCGCGACCTGGTGTTCACCGCATACGCCAAACGCATCGCCTACCTGCACTCACGGCGAGCACCGACCTGGCGTTACTACTTCAGCCACGTGCAGACCGGAATGCGTCCGCAGCCACCGGGCGTCGGCCATGGCGGCGAGATCGCCTTCGTGATGGGCACCGGCGACTCCTGCCGCTGCCTGGGCGCGCCGTTCTCGGCCGCGGATCGCGCCGTGTCGCGCAACGTCGGCGACTACTGGGTCGCGTTCGCCCGCAACGGCGTGCCCACGGCCGCAGGTGCACCCGCGTGGCCGAAGGATTCCGCCAGGCGCGCACAGGTGCTCGAATTCGCCGAGCCCCCCATTCCACGCCCCAACTTCATGCAAGCGCGGCTCAACGTCATGATCGGCGCGCTCAAGGGCATCGGCGGTTACCTGGGCAAGAGGGAATAG
- the hemF gene encoding oxygen-dependent coproporphyrinogen oxidase, whose protein sequence is MTTIPDIDLVRDYLTGLQDRICAAIERADGSARFVEDAWQRDPDDASTHLRGGGRTRILRGGAVFEQAGIGFSDVSGTKLPPSATAARPELEGASWRAVGVSLVFHPRNPYLPTTHANVRHFRAERDGETVAWWFGGGFDLTPFYPFDEDVRHWHRTARDLCEPFGGSERYAAHKRWCDEYFVLKHRNETRGVGGLFFDDLHGDFDSDFGYMQAVGNGFLHAYLPIVERRKDMSFGERERQFQLYRRGRYVEFNLVFDRGTLFGLQSGGRTESILMSLPPLVRWEYGYTPEAASDEARLADYLRPRDWLGESA, encoded by the coding sequence ATGACCACGATCCCCGACATCGACCTCGTCCGCGATTACCTCACCGGATTGCAGGATCGTATCTGCGCCGCCATCGAACGTGCTGACGGTTCCGCACGCTTCGTCGAGGACGCATGGCAACGCGATCCGGATGATGCATCCACCCATCTTCGCGGTGGTGGACGCACCCGCATCCTCCGCGGTGGCGCGGTGTTCGAGCAGGCCGGTATTGGGTTTTCCGATGTCTCGGGCACGAAATTGCCGCCTTCGGCCACGGCGGCACGTCCAGAACTTGAAGGCGCGTCTTGGCGCGCCGTCGGCGTGTCGCTGGTGTTCCACCCGCGCAATCCCTACCTGCCGACGACGCATGCCAACGTCCGCCACTTCCGTGCCGAGCGCGATGGCGAAACCGTGGCCTGGTGGTTCGGTGGCGGCTTCGACCTGACCCCGTTCTATCCGTTCGACGAGGACGTGCGCCACTGGCATCGCACCGCCCGCGACCTGTGCGAACCGTTCGGCGGCAGCGAGCGTTACGCCGCGCACAAGCGCTGGTGCGACGAGTACTTCGTCCTCAAGCATCGCAACGAAACGCGCGGCGTCGGTGGCCTGTTCTTCGACGACCTGCACGGCGATTTCGACAGCGACTTTGGCTACATGCAGGCAGTCGGCAATGGCTTCCTCCACGCGTACCTGCCGATCGTGGAGCGCCGCAAGGACATGTCGTTCGGCGAGCGCGAGCGCCAGTTCCAGCTGTACCGGCGCGGCCGCTACGTCGAGTTCAACCTGGTATTCGATCGCGGCACCCTGTTCGGCCTGCAGAGCGGCGGCCGCACCGAATCGATCCTGATGAGCCTGCCGCCACTGGTGCGCTGGGAATACGGCTACACGCCCGAAGCCGCCAGCGACGAAGCGCGCCTGGCCGACTACCTGCGGCCGCGCGACTGGCTGGGCGAATCCGCCTGA
- a CDS encoding DUF421 domain-containing protein codes for MEDLFQLSAPWWHFVLRACAIYVLVMVLVRVSGKRAVGQFTPFDLVLLILIGNAVQNGINGGDNSLTGAAIMATTLIALNYGVAFVTSRNRKVEKFVEGVPVVLARNGKIFDHVLRRELVSREDFREALRMNGVEDVSEVELALLETNGSISVVKKRDD; via the coding sequence ATGGAAGACCTGTTCCAGCTGTCCGCGCCGTGGTGGCACTTCGTCCTGCGGGCGTGCGCGATCTACGTGCTGGTGATGGTGCTGGTGCGGGTGTCCGGCAAGCGCGCAGTCGGGCAGTTCACCCCGTTCGACCTGGTGCTGCTGATCCTGATCGGCAACGCGGTGCAGAACGGCATCAATGGCGGCGACAACTCCCTGACCGGCGCGGCGATCATGGCGACCACGCTGATCGCGTTGAACTACGGCGTGGCCTTCGTGACCTCCCGCAATCGCAAGGTGGAAAAATTCGTCGAAGGTGTGCCGGTGGTACTGGCGCGCAACGGCAAGATATTCGATCACGTGCTGCGCCGCGAGCTGGTCAGCCGCGAGGATTTCCGCGAAGCGCTGCGGATGAACGGCGTCGAGGATGTGTCGGAGGTGGAACTCGCGTTGCTCGAGACCAACGGCAGCATCAGCGTGGTGAAGAAGCGCGACGACTGA